One window of Dysgonomonas mossii genomic DNA carries:
- a CDS encoding TIGR00341 family protein, translated as MYNSIRKILTYVSLQKQTEDFEEIHNSITQGISFKGTNIWILVCAIIIASVGLNTNSTAVIIGAMLISPLMGPINGMGYSIAIHDFGLLRQSLKNFGFAVLASIIASTIYFTITPVHTAHSELLARTSPTIYDVLIALFGGFAGIIAISSKQKGNVIPGVAIATALMPPLCTAGYGLATFQFSFFYGAFYLFTINTVCIAYASVLISQMLKFPIRDINISETKKKRINQALSIILIIIILPSIYLGYRMSQNEKFRANAEKYTRYVGIYKGNYLLNNEISANKKEINLVYGGSSLTEDDKKAIIDQANLFSLIDAKITIEQGLAIDNDMAKDRLKAQSEEERLRQQIALLNLEVTSYRHKIDSVQNQYFIGKQLLSELAPLYPQIESCSYSDAYIYQQSDTLSREKTGIFTITSKNTLSKNEQEKIKNWLMKRLNKKEVKVYFDIGR; from the coding sequence ATGTACAATTCAATTAGAAAGATACTTACCTATGTCAGCTTACAAAAGCAGACAGAAGATTTTGAAGAAATACACAATTCCATAACACAAGGAATTTCTTTTAAGGGAACCAACATCTGGATATTAGTTTGTGCTATTATTATAGCATCAGTGGGGCTTAACACCAATTCAACGGCAGTAATAATAGGTGCCATGCTTATTTCTCCATTGATGGGGCCGATTAACGGAATGGGCTATAGTATCGCTATTCACGACTTTGGCCTGCTTCGCCAGTCTTTAAAAAACTTTGGATTTGCAGTATTAGCGAGTATAATAGCCTCAACTATATATTTTACGATTACACCTGTTCATACAGCCCACTCCGAATTGCTAGCTCGTACCAGCCCGACTATTTACGATGTGCTGATTGCTCTATTTGGTGGATTTGCAGGTATAATCGCAATCAGCAGTAAGCAAAAAGGAAATGTCATACCCGGCGTAGCTATTGCAACAGCCTTGATGCCTCCTCTGTGCACAGCAGGATATGGTTTGGCAACTTTTCAGTTCTCTTTCTTCTACGGAGCGTTTTATTTATTTACCATCAATACTGTCTGTATTGCTTATGCTTCGGTTTTGATTTCTCAAATGCTGAAATTTCCAATCAGAGATATCAATATAAGTGAAACTAAAAAGAAGCGTATTAATCAAGCATTATCTATCATTCTAATCATAATCATATTACCTAGCATCTATTTAGGCTATCGCATGTCTCAGAATGAGAAATTCAGGGCAAATGCAGAAAAATATACACGTTACGTTGGAATATATAAAGGAAATTACCTGCTCAACAATGAGATTAGTGCCAATAAAAAAGAAATTAATTTAGTATATGGCGGATCATCATTGACGGAAGATGATAAAAAAGCAATTATTGATCAGGCTAATTTATTCTCTTTAATTGATGCTAAAATAACAATTGAGCAAGGACTGGCTATAGATAATGACATGGCTAAAGATCGCTTAAAAGCACAATCGGAAGAAGAAAGGTTAAGACAACAAATAGCCCTTCTTAATTTGGAAGTCACTAGCTATAGACACAAAATAGATAGTGTACAGAATCAATATTTCATAGGGAAGCAATTATTATCTGAATTGGCTCCTCTATATCCCCAGATAGAGAGTTGTTCATATTCTGATGCATATATTTATCAACAAAGCGATACTTTATCTCGCGAAAAAACAGGTATATTTACGATTACATCGAAGAACACCCTTTCGAAAAATGAACAGGAAAAGATAAAGAATTGGCTAATGAAAAGATTAAATAAAAAAGAGGTCAAGGTGTATTTTGACATAGGGAGGTAG
- a CDS encoding metallophosphoesterase codes for MKKIYYLLLLIAVTFPFSLVSCNNTDEEITSNPFDSISNGNINGRNKIVVISDLHLGNDLSYSENVKHLKRLEEFLTEVRSSTTIKELVLNGDILDEWYIPTRVNPYGGGSQADFIRKSVAANKNVFDILNGIIKDGKIKLTYIPGNHDMGFTAENIDIAMPGVNQARDAGAKYGIGTYHPEGYPQIAIEHSHRYDFFNAITPNANESEAPGATLPPGYFFARIAANSFTDPTTPEAATKVPEVVQNNPGNAEQESKFIYYNLWKEVMEGLIYVKDNFSDPIIETNVGNYTKTYSINDILPYNSTTDGSIQMKLYNNLFTQTNWNRRLKYNNAIVMTDINEAIVGSLRTEFIDKQADVQYFRNALSNVRIVIFGHTHIPMIKSYTNLDKQPCIYANSGTWEDQKTRDKNEVIDQDAKKMNFIVIAPVKSDKTKIEVGLYQYRYGKHVLNEKKEIDL; via the coding sequence ATGAAAAAAATTTATTATTTACTTTTACTTATTGCAGTAACCTTTCCCTTTAGTTTGGTTTCATGCAATAATACTGACGAAGAGATTACCTCAAATCCATTTGACAGTATCAGCAACGGGAATATCAACGGACGAAACAAGATTGTCGTTATTAGCGACTTGCATCTAGGAAATGATTTGTCTTACTCAGAAAATGTGAAACACCTCAAACGTTTAGAAGAATTCTTAACTGAAGTAAGGTCGTCAACGACTATCAAAGAACTTGTTCTTAATGGCGATATACTGGACGAATGGTATATTCCTACACGTGTAAATCCTTATGGTGGTGGTTCGCAGGCCGACTTTATAAGAAAGTCTGTAGCAGCAAATAAGAATGTTTTTGATATTTTGAACGGAATAATTAAAGATGGTAAGATAAAACTCACCTATATTCCGGGTAATCACGACATGGGATTCACGGCAGAAAATATCGATATTGCAATGCCGGGAGTGAACCAAGCTCGCGATGCAGGAGCTAAATATGGAATAGGAACTTATCATCCCGAAGGTTATCCTCAGATAGCGATAGAGCACAGCCATCGGTACGATTTCTTTAATGCGATAACACCAAATGCGAATGAGAGCGAAGCTCCGGGTGCAACTTTACCTCCGGGTTATTTCTTTGCTCGTATTGCAGCTAACTCGTTTACTGACCCCACTACTCCGGAAGCAGCAACCAAAGTTCCTGAAGTAGTACAAAATAACCCAGGTAATGCCGAACAAGAAAGTAAATTCATTTATTATAACCTGTGGAAGGAAGTAATGGAAGGACTTATTTATGTGAAGGACAATTTCAGTGACCCCATTATTGAAACAAATGTAGGTAACTACACAAAGACTTATTCGATAAACGACATTCTGCCATATAACAGCACAACTGATGGAAGTATCCAAATGAAGTTATACAATAACTTGTTTACACAAACCAATTGGAATCGTCGATTAAAATACAACAATGCTATTGTTATGACAGATATCAACGAAGCAATAGTAGGTAGTCTGAGAACAGAATTTATCGACAAGCAAGCAGATGTGCAGTATTTTAGGAATGCTCTATCTAACGTTCGTATTGTCATCTTTGGACACACTCATATCCCGATGATAAAATCCTATACTAATCTGGACAAGCAACCTTGTATATATGCAAACTCGGGAACATGGGAAGACCAAAAGACCCGAGACAAAAACGAAGTGATTGACCAAGATGCGAAAAAGATGAACTTTATAGTGATTGCTCCTGTGAAATCTGACAAAACAAAAATAGAAGTGGGATTGTACCAATATCGTTATGGAAAGCATGTCTTAAATGAGAAAAAAGAAATAGATTTATAA
- a CDS encoding helix-turn-helix domain-containing protein, whose amino-acid sequence MQYLYIATVFAGALVCLLASLLLVLRRKTGERSRVILAVIVFFSVFNYIPRFIALCNGVVPDFVVSAKLLLVANFMVVSYIMYPIEVIAPGCLNFWRIIKLYSLWLFLLGVYLITSRTGMHYTPYNTLLEMLPDAHRFEVWFRLLLALLIFLPGLFVFFVHRTRRYNNTDYIWLKKYSITLFINILAYVLILIFNHPIMNISYYYISVGCSLYIVYMELFDRLIGKSVLEKNAEEKNIQSEDATVEDAQSSSCPEQKNTILIDRLDAYMKKKYAWRDPYLSLNMLASELFTNRTTLAQVMRENGYESYTHYINKLRIEDFLQQIESGQYVNYQEAFFFVGFRSRSTALRNFRQLTGMIPSEYFQKKNIQINEGNVIHHY is encoded by the coding sequence ATGCAATATCTATATATAGCTACAGTCTTTGCTGGTGCGCTTGTATGTTTGCTTGCCTCGCTATTGTTAGTTCTTCGCCGTAAGACCGGAGAACGTTCTCGTGTAATTCTTGCGGTCATAGTCTTTTTCTCTGTTTTTAATTATATTCCACGTTTTATTGCGCTTTGCAACGGGGTCGTTCCCGATTTTGTGGTTTCTGCAAAATTATTGTTGGTGGCAAACTTTATGGTTGTATCTTACATTATGTATCCTATAGAGGTTATTGCTCCCGGCTGTTTAAATTTTTGGCGGATAATAAAGCTATATTCTCTTTGGCTGTTTTTGCTGGGTGTTTATCTTATTACCTCCCGCACAGGTATGCACTATACTCCATATAATACGCTTCTGGAGATGTTGCCCGATGCTCATCGATTTGAGGTTTGGTTTCGCCTTTTACTTGCGTTATTGATATTTCTCCCCGGGTTGTTTGTCTTTTTTGTTCATCGTACAAGACGCTACAATAACACCGATTATATTTGGTTGAAGAAATACTCGATTACACTTTTTATAAATATTCTGGCATATGTTCTCATCTTGATATTTAATCACCCTATAATGAATATTTCGTACTATTATATTAGTGTCGGGTGTAGCCTCTATATTGTTTACATGGAGCTGTTCGATCGTCTCATCGGAAAATCAGTTCTTGAGAAAAATGCTGAAGAAAAAAATATACAGTCTGAAGACGCTACGGTAGAAGATGCGCAGTCATCCTCATGTCCTGAGCAAAAAAATACGATCTTGATTGATAGATTAGATGCATATATGAAGAAAAAATATGCATGGCGAGATCCTTATTTGTCTCTCAATATGTTAGCCTCAGAACTTTTTACTAACCGTACAACTCTGGCGCAAGTTATGCGCGAAAATGGCTATGAAAGCTATACACACTATATTAATAAGCTGCGCATTGAGGATTTCTTGCAACAAATAGAATCGGGCCAATATGTTAATTATCAAGAAGCTTTCTTTTTTGTCGGATTTCGTTCGCGTAGCACCGCTTTACGTAATTTCAGACAACTAACAGGAATGATTCCTTCCGAGTATTTTCAAAAGAAAAATATTCAGATAAACGAAGGTAATGTGATTCATCATTACTAA
- a CDS encoding N-acetylornithine carbamoyltransferase: protein MKTYTNVKDLGDLNAAIKEALEIKKNRFAYKKLGENKTLLMVFFNSSLRTRLSTQKAGMNLSMNTMVLDINQGAWKLETERGVIMDGDKSEHILEAIPVMGSYCDIIGVRAFAQFENKEDDYQEKILNQFIKYSGKPVFSMEAATGHPLQAFADLITIEEYKKTARPKVVLTWAPHPKALPQAVPNSFADFMNEADVDFVITHPEGYELDSKFVRGAKVEYDQDKALAGADFVYAKNWAAYTDPNYGKILSKDMSWTVTSEKMALTNNAYFMHCLPVRRNMIVSDDVIESPQSIVIQEAANREISAQTVIKRMLESL, encoded by the coding sequence ATGAAAACTTATACCAATGTAAAAGACTTGGGCGACCTAAATGCTGCAATAAAGGAAGCTCTGGAAATAAAGAAAAATCGTTTTGCTTATAAGAAGCTTGGAGAAAACAAGACCTTGCTAATGGTGTTCTTCAACTCAAGCTTACGCACACGCCTCAGCACACAAAAAGCCGGAATGAATCTGAGTATGAACACGATGGTACTTGACATCAACCAAGGAGCGTGGAAGCTGGAAACAGAACGAGGAGTGATTATGGATGGTGATAAGTCTGAACATATATTAGAGGCAATTCCTGTTATGGGAAGCTATTGTGATATTATTGGTGTGCGTGCTTTTGCGCAGTTCGAGAATAAAGAAGATGATTATCAAGAAAAGATTCTCAATCAGTTTATAAAATATTCGGGAAAACCTGTCTTCAGTATGGAAGCTGCTACAGGTCATCCACTACAAGCATTTGCCGACCTAATTACAATCGAAGAATATAAGAAAACAGCTCGTCCGAAGGTCGTTTTAACATGGGCTCCACACCCGAAAGCATTGCCACAGGCAGTACCTAACTCTTTCGCCGATTTTATGAATGAGGCGGATGTTGATTTTGTTATCACTCACCCTGAAGGCTATGAGTTGGACTCTAAATTTGTGCGTGGTGCTAAAGTCGAATACGATCAGGATAAGGCGCTGGCCGGAGCAGACTTTGTGTATGCTAAAAACTGGGCTGCGTATACCGATCCGAATTATGGAAAGATACTAAGCAAAGATATGTCGTGGACAGTAACCAGTGAGAAAATGGCACTTACTAACAATGCTTATTTTATGCATTGCCTACCTGTACGCCGTAATATGATTGTAAGTGATGATGTTATAGAAAGCCCTCAATCTATTGTTATTCAAGAGGCGGCGAACCGTGAGATATCAGCACAGACCGTTATAAAAAGAATGCTTGAGAGCTTGTAA
- a CDS encoding acyltransferase, whose translation MERNVTLDYFKVFLSILVITIHIGPLSATYPLLNWLISQGIARIAVPCFFVINGYYLAKKIDNPKALKKYIRHLLIIYAVWSAFYILLNMDQPPITVSLFLEYITLGILHLWYVIALVYGTLLLYIAKKFIKNDTVLLVLAILIFSIGVFCEPLRDGNIHIVRNGFFVGFPFIFLGYYIYKHNLILKSGSITLAALIALSLITSCIESSYAKDMCFVRDTYLSLIVCCPAIIIFVFKHSSYRMPNTYLTYLSSLGSAIYFIHYFVIIKLWGISMPYTIIRFGVILFLSIILSVFIIYINKRIKIFL comes from the coding sequence ATGGAAAGAAACGTTACACTCGATTATTTCAAGGTATTTCTAAGTATATTGGTAATAACAATACACATAGGACCATTATCAGCCACATACCCTTTGCTCAACTGGCTAATATCGCAAGGTATCGCGCGGATTGCAGTACCTTGTTTCTTTGTTATAAACGGATATTACCTTGCAAAAAAAATTGATAATCCGAAAGCCTTAAAAAAGTATATCCGACATCTACTGATAATATATGCCGTATGGTCGGCTTTTTACATATTATTGAATATGGATCAGCCTCCCATTACAGTCTCGCTCTTCCTCGAATATATCACTTTAGGCATCTTACATTTATGGTATGTAATCGCTCTGGTCTATGGAACTCTCTTGCTATATATCGCAAAGAAATTTATAAAGAATGATACTGTTCTTCTAGTCTTGGCGATTCTCATTTTCTCAATTGGTGTCTTCTGCGAACCATTGAGAGATGGGAATATACACATCGTAAGAAATGGCTTTTTTGTAGGTTTCCCTTTTATTTTTTTAGGATATTACATTTATAAACATAACTTAATACTAAAATCCGGTAGTATCACCTTGGCGGCTCTCATTGCATTAAGCCTTATCACATCATGTATTGAATCTTCATATGCCAAAGATATGTGCTTTGTACGAGATACCTACCTGTCACTCATTGTTTGTTGTCCTGCTATAATAATATTTGTATTTAAACATTCGAGCTATAGAATGCCTAATACATATCTTACTTATTTAAGTTCATTAGGCTCTGCAATATATTTTATTCATTACTTTGTCATCATTAAGCTATGGGGTATAAGCATGCCTTATACAATCATCCGTTTCGGAGTTATTTTATTTTTATCAATTATTTTATCCGTTTTTATCATATACATAAACAAGCGGATAAAAATATTTCTATAA
- a CDS encoding glutamate-5-semialdehyde dehydrogenase, translated as MDDYHQNTFQLVAEASKSLNLLEEKEINAILEAIAKETESKMYYILAENQKDLQRMDTSNPKYDRLLLNEQRIMDIVKDIRNVASLPSPVGKALMQKTLPNGLNLSKVTVPFGVIGIIYEARPNVSFDVFSLCLKSGNACILKGGSDARFSNEAIIDLIRNVLDANGINPNVCTLLPNDRTATEALMNARNYVDLIIPRGGQELINYVRENSRIPVIETGAGVCHTYFHKDGDIKKGKDIITNAKIRKVSVCNSLDCLVIDRERLDDLHYLCEELDKKDVIIYADKHAYEALFSYYSYDQLKKADEKSFGTEFLDYKMSIKTVTDIEEAISHISKYSSKHSEAIISEDAEAIKLFEKMVDAACVYSNASTAFTDGAQFGLGAEIGISTQKMHARGPMALEELCTYKWLINGNGQTRS; from the coding sequence ATGGACGATTATCACCAGAATACGTTCCAGTTAGTTGCAGAGGCTAGTAAAAGCCTTAACTTATTGGAAGAAAAAGAAATAAACGCAATACTGGAAGCTATTGCAAAAGAGACCGAATCGAAAATGTATTACATTCTTGCAGAGAATCAGAAGGATTTGCAAAGAATGGATACAAGTAATCCAAAATACGACCGCTTGCTGCTCAATGAGCAACGGATAATGGATATTGTGAAAGATATCCGCAATGTAGCATCACTCCCCTCCCCTGTAGGAAAAGCACTAATGCAGAAAACACTGCCCAACGGACTAAACCTATCAAAGGTGACTGTGCCTTTCGGAGTGATAGGTATCATATACGAGGCACGTCCGAATGTCAGTTTCGACGTATTCTCGCTTTGTCTCAAATCTGGAAATGCCTGCATACTAAAAGGCGGCTCTGACGCTCGTTTTTCGAATGAAGCCATAATTGATTTGATAAGAAACGTATTGGACGCAAATGGAATCAATCCGAATGTCTGTACACTATTGCCTAACGACAGGACTGCAACTGAAGCATTAATGAATGCACGCAACTATGTAGACCTTATTATACCTCGTGGTGGGCAAGAGCTGATAAACTATGTTCGTGAAAATTCTCGAATTCCTGTGATAGAAACAGGTGCAGGTGTTTGTCATACATATTTCCATAAAGATGGAGATATCAAGAAAGGGAAGGATATTATTACCAATGCTAAAATCAGAAAAGTGAGTGTCTGCAATTCCCTCGATTGCCTTGTTATAGATAGAGAAAGACTCGATGACTTACACTATCTGTGCGAAGAACTTGACAAGAAAGACGTTATTATCTATGCCGACAAACATGCATACGAAGCACTGTTCTCATACTACTCGTACGACCAATTAAAGAAGGCTGACGAAAAAAGTTTCGGCACAGAGTTTCTCGACTATAAGATGTCTATCAAAACAGTGACAGATATAGAAGAAGCAATAAGCCATATATCCAAATATAGCTCGAAACATAGCGAAGCTATCATCAGTGAGGATGCTGAAGCGATCAAGCTTTTTGAAAAAATGGTAGATGCAGCTTGTGTGTATTCCAATGCATCTACGGCATTTACCGATGGAGCGCAATTCGGACTGGGAGCCGAAATAGGTATCAGCACCCAAAAGATGCATGCCCGAGGGCCTATGGCATTAGAGGAGCTATGCACCTATAAATGGCTGATAAATGGTAATGGACAAACCAGGTCGTAA
- the proB gene encoding glutamate 5-kinase — MKERITVKIGSQILTRKDGTLDVTRMSALVDQIAELHKSGVEVILVSSGAVASGKSEIKVKSKLDTISARQLYSSIGQVRLINRYSDLFHQQNITCGQILATKEDFSTRRHYLNQRNCMSVMLENKVIPIVNENDAISVTGLMFTDNDEMSGLVATMMGCEKLIILSNIDGIYNGNPSDPKSEIFKKIDITKDNIEDCIQSSKSSTGRGGMTTKYNIARKAAEEGIEVIIANGRRDNILVDLIKGKDVISTHFIPSTKKTTSIKKWIAHSEGFTKGEIYVNQNAKEVLLGDKAVSLLPVGVTKIIGNFEADDVVRIMDEKGKLIGIGKTAYSSEKAKEVIGKNNKKAIIHYDYLYIEK; from the coding sequence ATGAAAGAGCGTATTACTGTAAAAATAGGAAGTCAGATATTAACCCGAAAAGACGGGACATTAGATGTCACACGTATGTCTGCACTGGTAGACCAAATTGCAGAGCTGCACAAAAGTGGCGTAGAGGTTATTCTTGTATCATCGGGTGCTGTAGCATCAGGTAAATCGGAGATTAAAGTCAAGTCTAAGTTAGACACGATTTCTGCGCGTCAGCTATATTCATCCATCGGACAGGTAAGGTTGATAAACCGTTACTCAGATTTGTTTCATCAACAGAATATTACCTGCGGACAGATATTGGCTACGAAAGAAGATTTTTCAACCAGACGACATTATCTTAATCAACGAAATTGCATGTCTGTGATGTTGGAAAATAAAGTCATACCGATAGTCAACGAGAACGATGCCATTTCTGTTACCGGACTTATGTTTACAGACAATGATGAGATGTCGGGACTGGTAGCCACAATGATGGGCTGCGAAAAACTAATTATACTGAGCAATATCGACGGTATATATAATGGCAATCCGTCCGACCCTAAATCGGAGATATTTAAAAAGATAGATATTACAAAAGATAATATAGAAGACTGTATACAATCTTCGAAGTCATCTACCGGACGTGGCGGGATGACTACCAAATATAATATTGCACGCAAAGCTGCAGAAGAAGGAATTGAAGTAATAATAGCCAACGGGCGTAGAGACAATATACTTGTAGATCTTATAAAAGGGAAAGATGTGATTTCCACGCACTTTATCCCCTCTACAAAGAAAACAACAAGTATAAAAAAATGGATTGCTCACTCCGAAGGGTTTACCAAAGGAGAAATATACGTCAACCAAAATGCTAAAGAGGTACTTTTGGGAGACAAGGCTGTCAGCTTACTTCCTGTTGGTGTAACCAAAATTATTGGTAACTTCGAGGCTGACGATGTAGTGCGCATCATGGATGAAAAAGGGAAATTGATTGGCATTGGAAAAACGGCATATAGCAGCGAAAAAGCCAAAGAAGTAATAGGGAAAAATAATAAAAAAGCAATAATTCATTACGACTATTTATATATTGAAAAATAA
- the rimM gene encoding ribosome maturation factor RimM (Essential for efficient processing of 16S rRNA) has protein sequence MIKDSEVFKIGKLIKPHGIKGEISFAFENDIFDRVDCPYLICRIDGIFVPFFVDEYRFKGSETALITFEGVDSEDKAMQMSGLEVFFPRKYFEEESDDDIDYSWNFFIGFSVVDKVAGNLGTIEEIDDKTINTLFLVKNDDEDLIIPATEDFVEKIDAKKRILYLNLPEGLV, from the coding sequence ATGATAAAAGATAGCGAAGTATTTAAAATAGGTAAACTTATCAAACCTCATGGAATAAAAGGTGAGATAAGTTTTGCTTTTGAGAACGATATATTCGACCGGGTCGATTGCCCATACTTGATATGCCGTATAGACGGCATCTTTGTCCCTTTCTTTGTGGACGAATATAGGTTCAAAGGAAGTGAAACGGCTTTAATTACATTTGAGGGTGTCGACAGCGAAGATAAAGCAATGCAAATGTCGGGATTGGAAGTGTTTTTCCCCCGCAAATACTTTGAAGAAGAATCGGATGATGATATAGACTATTCGTGGAACTTCTTTATTGGATTTTCGGTAGTGGACAAAGTTGCCGGCAATTTAGGTACGATTGAAGAAATAGACGACAAAACGATTAACACACTATTCCTCGTGAAGAACGACGATGAAGATCTGATAATACCCGCAACAGAGGACTTTGTCGAAAAAATTGATGCTAAAAAAAGAATATTATATCTAAATCTACCCGAAGGGTTGGTATAG
- a CDS encoding DUF4290 domain-containing protein, with product MEYNTQLKKLTLPEYGRNIQNMVDYCLAIPDRNERKRCADTIINIMGNMFPHLRDVNDFKHILWDHLAIMSDFKLDIDYPYEVVKKEDLNTKPGKIEYSRPDMQYRHYGKTLEKMAKMAISIEDPKEKEQFILLVATHMKKSYIQWNKDVEDHKIFLDLYDLSGHKIDIRNSNIKLPEMKDLGQRNTPNNNGGGKKSNQQKKK from the coding sequence ATGGAGTATAACACTCAGTTAAAAAAACTTACTCTTCCTGAATATGGAAGGAATATACAAAATATGGTCGACTATTGTCTTGCAATACCTGACCGAAACGAACGCAAACGCTGTGCAGATACTATAATAAACATTATGGGAAATATGTTTCCACACCTTCGTGATGTAAACGATTTCAAGCACATCTTATGGGATCACTTGGCTATTATGTCCGACTTTAAGCTGGATATAGATTATCCTTACGAGGTAGTTAAGAAAGAGGACTTGAATACTAAGCCTGGAAAAATAGAATATAGTCGTCCCGACATGCAATACCGCCATTATGGTAAAACATTGGAAAAGATGGCAAAGATGGCTATATCGATAGAAGATCCCAAAGAAAAAGAACAATTTATTTTGCTGGTTGCCACACATATGAAAAAATCATATATACAGTGGAACAAAGATGTTGAAGATCACAAAATATTCCTTGACCTTTATGATTTATCGGGTCATAAGATCGATATCAGGAACTCAAACATCAAACTTCCTGAAATGAAGGATCTAGGTCAGAGAAATACACCCAACAACAATGGTGGTGGGAAAAAAAGCAACCAACAAAAGAAAAAATAA